In Puntigrus tetrazona isolate hp1 chromosome 24, ASM1883169v1, whole genome shotgun sequence, a genomic segment contains:
- the zgc:91999 gene encoding protein kinase C and casein kinase substrate in neurons protein 3, which yields MADPPTGPSEDINKISFWMPGNYIRTVQRTPESYQACKDIMACMKDRALVERQYARQLTEWSNKWKAITDTRPLYGSLLRAWQCFFSSTERLSALHTSVSQSLVSEDGERIRSWQKETFPRKMFCGFRESHDLATAFSRAQKPWEKRLKKLEKARAVYHKSCQKEESAQEKENQAKHNAKLSESKLSKIQQAREKASQERSKARDRYEKVLEDVTGFAPRYMEEMESVFDQSQEEERKRISFLKQAFLSIHRHLDITNNESIKAVYSELHHTLMSISEPDDLRWWKNNHGPGMPTDWPKIEEWNPPIKKQKPGKKPKILRGTEEKAVMIGGVRVRALYNYSGEEADELSFRAGEEFLKVEDEDDQGWCWGVKEGGVQGFYPANYVLPVK from the exons ATGGCAGACCCTCCGACGGGCCCTTCTGAGGACATCAACAAAATCAGCTTCTGGATG CCAGGAAATTACATCCGGACGGTACAGAGGACCCCAGAGTCGTACCAGGCCTGTAAAGACATCATGGCGTGCATGAAGGACCGGGCTCTTGTGGAGCGGCAGTACGCCCGCCAGCTGACCGAATGGAGCAACAAGTGGAAGGCTATCACTGACACCC GGCCTCTGTACGGGTCCCTCTTGAGGGCCTGGCAGTGCTTCTTCTCGTCCACCGAGCGTCTGTCTGCCCTTCACACGTCAGTCTCCCAGTCTCTGGTTTCTGAAGACGGAGAACGCATTCGCTCGTGGCAGAAGGAGACGTTCCCGCGGAAAATGTTCTGCGGATTCAGAGAGTCACATGACCTCGCGACGGCTTTCTCCCGCGCTCAGAAGCCCTGGGAAAAACGACTGAAGAag CTGGAAAAGGCCCGTGCCGTGTATCATAAGTCATGTCAGAAAGAGGAGAGCGCTCAGGAGAAAGAGAATCAAGCCAAACACAACGCCAAGCTGAGCGAGAGCAAACTGTCCAAGATCCAGCAGGCCAGAGAGAAAGCCTCTCAGGAGCGCAGCAAG GCACGTGATCGCTATGAGAAGGTTCTAGAGGACGTCACTGGCTTCGCACCGCGATACATGGAGGAGATGGAGTCGGTGTTCGACCAATcacaggaggaggagaggaagaggatcAGCTTCCTGAAGCAGGCCTTCCTGTCCATTCACAGACACCTGGACATTACCAACAACGAGAG TATTAAAGCGGTGTACAGCGAGCTGCATCACACACTCATGTCCATCAGTGAGCCCGATGATCTCCGCTGGTGGAAGAACAATCACGGGCCGGGCATGCCGACAGACTGGCCCAAAATAGAG gaaTGGAACCCGCCGATTAAAAAGCAGAAACCAggaaagaaaccaaaaatactCAGAGGAACTGAGGAGAAAGC GGTGATGATCGGAGGAGTGCGTGTTCGAGCTCTGTACAACTACAGCGGAGAGGAGGCAGACGAGCTCTCGTTCAGAGCAG GTGAGGAGTTCCTGAAGGTGGAGGACGAGGACGACCAGGGCTGGTGCTGGGGCGTCAAGGAGGGCGGAGTCCAGGGCTTTTATCCGGCCAATTACGTGCTGCCTGTCAAATGA
- the lrrc4bb gene encoding leucine-rich repeat-containing protein 4B, with protein sequence MQAAIVTGFFSPSPLIWLVQLLLWPHLLGPRLAAASPACPAPCSCSNQASRVICTRKGLNEVPQSISSNTRYLNLQENSIQVIRSDTFKHLNHLEILQLSKNQIRQIEVGAFNGLPNLITLELFDNRLPLVPSQAFEYLSKLRELWLRNNPIETLPAYAFHRVPSLRRLDLGELRKLSFISEAAFEGLLNLRFLNLGMCGLKDVPNLTPLVRLEELELSGNQLGVVRPGSFQGLVALRKLWLMHSRISVIERNAFDDLKNLEELNLSHNSLHSLPHDLFTPLQQLERVHLNHNPWVCNCDVLWLSWWLKETVPDNSTCCARCHAPPGTKGRYIGDLDQRDFTCYAPVIVEPPTDLNVTEGMAAELKCRTGTSMTSVNWLTPNGTLMTHGAYKVRISVLHDGTLNFTNVTMQDTGPYTCMVTNSAGNTTATAVLNVSASDPGNGYSYFTTVTVETVETGQDGHDSARQFVNETFISFPGPTAASASAGPTGSMLSSLSPRATRAPDRPFTVSITDVANVTGIEGVMKTTKIIIGCFVAITFMAAVMLVVFYKLRKQHQLHKHHGPARAIEIINVEDEIGSAGGASGITGGSTVHTGAGSIVGSGQSPRNHDPEIMTLPSVGQVDHLNHYYKSHHFNNNVLGLNMASGMLNNKPNPSSQNQASTMKMGTSGDPSNPGSTSPPLPIPIPMAMTFHGTLKGLSHVPNMQTEPLLLSNGSKESVQETQI encoded by the exons ATGCAGGCTGCTATTGTAACAGGCTTTTTCAGCCCCTCCCCCCTCATCTGGTTGGTCCAACTCTTGTTGTGGCCACACCTCCTTGGACCTAGATTGGCCGCAGCCAGTCCCGCCTGCCCTGCTCCCTGTAGCTGTTCCAATCAAGCCAGTAGAGTGATCTGTACCAGAAAAGGCTTAAATGAAGTTCCACAGAGTATCTCGTCCAATACTCGATACCTCAACCTCCAGGAGAACTCCATACAG GTGATCAGGTCAGACACCTTCAAGCACCTAAATCACCTGGAGATCTTACAGTTGTCTAAGAACCAGATTCGCCAGATAGAAGTGGGAGCTTTCAATGGCCTTCCCAATCTTATCACCCTGGAGCTTTTTGACAACAGACTACCACTGGTACCATCACAGGCGTTCGAGTACCTGAGCAAGCTACGTGAACTCTGGCTAAGGAACAACCCCATAGAGACACTCCCGGCATATGCCTTCCACCGCGTGCCGTCGCTGCGACGGCTAGACCTTGGCGAACTGCGCAAACTCAGTTTCATCTCGGAGGCCGCTTTCGAAGGGTTGCTGAATCTACGTTTCCTGAATCTTGGCATGTGCGGGCTTAAGGATGTACCCAACTTGACGCCTCTCGTGAGGCTAGAGGAACTGGAGCTGTCTGGAAACCAGCTGGGAGTGGTGCGTCCTGGATCTTTCCAAGGCCTGGTGGCTCTACGCAAACTATGGCTCATGCACTCTCGGATCTCCGTCATTGAGAGGAATGCCTTCGATGACCTCAAGAACCTGGAGGAGCTCAATCTGTCTCACAACTCTCTGCATTCGCTGCCCCACGATCTCTTCACTCCACTGCAGCAGTTAGAGCGTGTCCATCTGAACCACAACCCTTGGGTTTGCAACTGCGACGTTCTGTGGCTGAGCTGGTGGCTTAAAGAAACCGTGCCTGATAACTCCACTTGTTGTGCCCGTTGCCATGCCCCACCTGGTACTAAAGGCAGGTACATTGGTGATCTTGACCAGCGAGACTTCACGTGCTACGCACCTGTGATTGTGGAGCCACCCACTGACCTGAACGTGACGGAGGGAATGGCAGCGGAGCTGAAATGCCGCACTGGGACATCCATGACTTCTGTTAACTGGTTGACCCCCAATGGAACCTTGATGACGCATGGAGCGTACAAGGTTCGGATCTCGGTCCTGCATGATGGAACCCTGAATTTCACCAACGTGACCATGCAAGACACCGGACCCTACACCTGTATGGTCACCAACTCTGCTGGCAACACCACAGCGACTGCTGTGTTAAACGTCTCTGCATCTGACCCAGGCAATGGCTACAGCTACTTCACAACTGTTACTGTTGAGACCGTAGAGACTGGGCAAGATGGCCACGATTCGGCACGGCAGTTCGTCAACGAGACGTTTATCAGTTTTCCAGGCCCGACGGCTGCATCTGCATCGGCAGGTCCAACTGGCTCGATGCTGTCCTCCTTGTCGCCTCGAGCCACTCGTGCACCCGATCGCCCTTTCACGGTCTCCATCACAGACGTCGCCAACGTGACGGGCATTGAAGGCGTAATGAAGACGACCAAGATCATCATCGGCTGCTTTGTGGCCATCACCTTCATGGCGGCCGTGATGCTGGTCGTCTTCTACAAGCTTCGCAAGCAGCACCAACTGCACAAACACCACGGCCCGGCACGTGCCATAGAGATCATCAACGTCGAGGATGAGATCGGATCTGCCGGTGGAGCTAGCGGCATCACGGGAGGGAGCACCGTCCACACAGGAGCAGGTTCCATTGTAGGAAGCGGACAGAGTCCAAGGAATCATGACCCTGAGATCATGACTCTGCCGAGCGTTGGGCAAGTGGACCACCTTAACCACTACTATAAATCGCATCACTTTAACAACAACGTGCTAGGCTTGAACATGGCCTCTGGAATGCTTAACAACAAACCCAACCCGTCCTCCCAAAACCAGGCTTCGACCATGAAAATGGGGACTTCCGGTGACCCCTCCAACCCTGGCTCAACCTCACCTCCTCTGCCAATTCCCATCCCAATGGCGATGACCTTCCATGGAACTCTGAAAGGCCTTAGTCACGTTCCCAACATGCAGACTGAGCCCCTGTTGCTATCGAATGGCTCCAAGGAGAGCGTTCAGGAGACCCAGATCTGA